Part of the Rhodococcus sp. OK302 genome is shown below.
CAGGCGCATTCGCCGGCGGCGTACAGGCCCTTGACGACCTCGGTGTTGTTGCGCAGAACCTCACCGTTGATCTTGGTGGGGATACCGCCCATGACGTAGTGGCACGTCGGGTAGACGGGCACGGGCTCCTTGACGGGGTCCACGCCGAGGTAGGTGCGCGAGAACTCCATGATGTCGGGGAGCTTCTCGTCGAGAACTTCCTCGGGGATGTGCGTCACGTCGATGTAGACGTAGTCCTTGTTGGGGCCGGCGCCGCGGCCTTCGAGGACCTCGAGAACCATCGAACGCGCGACGATGTCACGCGGAGCGAGGTCCTTGATGGTGGGGGCGTAGCGCTCCATGAAGCGCTCACCATCGGCATTACGGAGAATGCCGCCTTCACCACGAACGGCTTCCGAGATCAGGATGCCCAGACCAGCCAACCCTGTCGGGTGGAACTGGTGGAACTCCATGTCCTCGAGGGGGAGGCCCTTGCGGAAGATGATGCCCATGCCGTCACCGGTGAGGGTGTGCGCGTTGGACGTCGTCTTGTACATGCGTCCCGAGCCGCCGGTCGCGAAGATGATCGACTTGGCGTGGAAGATGTGCAGCTCGCCGGTCGAGAGCTCGTAGGCGATGACGCCGGTAGCAACCGGGCCGTCCTCGGTCTCGGTGATGGCGATGTCGAGTGCATAGAACTCGTTGAAGAACTCGACGTCGTGCTTGACGCAGTTCTGGTAGAGAGTCTGCAGAATCATGTGGCCGGTGCGGTCGGCGGCGTAGCACGCACGGCGAACCGGGGCCTTACCGTGATCGCGGGTGTGGCCACCGAATCGACGCTGGTCGATCTTGCCTTCGGGTGTGCGGTTGAACGGCAGACCCATCTTCTCGAGGTCGAGCACCGCGTCGATGGCCTCTTTGGCCATGATCTCGACAGCGTCCTGGTCGGCGAGGTAGTCGCCGCCCTTGACGGTGTCGAAGGTGTGCCACTCCCAGTTGTCTTCCTCCACGTTCGCCAGTGCGGCGCACATGCCGCCCTGGGCCGCGCCGGTGTGGCTGCGGGTGGGGTAGAGCTTGGTCAGTACGGCCGTGCGGGCGCGGGGGCCTGCTTCGATGGCCGCACGCATGCCGGCGCCGCCGGCACCGACGATGACCACGTCATAACGATGTTCCTGCATGAAGTCTGTGCTCCCCTAGCTCGCCGAGATATTGGGGTCGAAGGTGAAGATGACGTACGTGCCCAGGGCCATGATCAGAATCATCGAGATGACGAGGATCGTGGTCAGCCAGAAACGCGTCGAATCCTTGCGGGAGTAGTCCGCGATGACCGTGCGCAGGCCGTTGCCGCCGTGAAGCTGTGCCAGCCAGAGCATCGACAGGTCCCAGACCTGCCAGAACGGGCTGGACCAGCGGCCTGCAACGAATGCGAAGTTCAGACGGTGAACGCCACCGTCGAGCATCAGCATGATGAACATGTGGCCCAGGACCAGGACGATCAGGGCAACGCCGGAGAAGCGCATGAACAGCCATGCGTACAGCTCGAAGTTGCTCCGCGACTTAGCCCGCGGGGACCGCGGGTTGTCCAGGCTTGCCGGACGGTCGTAAGAGGTACCCAGTGTCTTGGCTTCGGGTCCGTGAGTAGAAGTCGCCATGTCAGTGCTCCGCAAACATGTTGATGAGGATGCGTCCGGCGCCCGGGATCATCACCAGGAACCAGATCGCCAGAATGGTCCAGAGCATGACGCGCTGGTACTTCGGGCCCTTCGACCAGAAGTCCACGAGCATCACACGCACGCCGTTGAGGGCGTGATAGAGGACCACACCGACGAGGCCGATCTCCATGAGACCGACAAGGGGGTTCTTGTACGTGTCGATGACGGCGTCATACGTGTCGGGATTGACCCGCACGAGTGCCGTATCGAGAACGTGTACGAATAGGAAGAAGAAAGTTGCGACGCCTGTGATCCGGTGTAGAACCCAGGACCACATTCCGGGGTCGCCCCGGTAAAGCGACCTCGTGCGCTCCTTCTGAGGAGCGGCTTCAGTCGTAGTACTCATCGAGTGCTGTGCCTCCAACGTCATTGGTGGACGCGTCGAGCCTGCAGAGAGCTTTCGATGTACTCAGCCCGGGGCTCGACGGGGTCCTGAACCGACTTGACTCAGACTCTAAACCTATGTGAAACGGGGAACTAATCAGCCGTGGGGTTCGTACACGCACCAAACCTTTTGTAAGGTTTGCCTTTCCAATGTCGCTTTGGCGGTTCCGGTCCGCTTTCTGCATCCATTCAGTCGGCGTGATTGTATTACGAACCATGGGTGAAATTGACTGGGAGTTGTTGCGCGACAACGCGAGACAGGTGATGTGCCAGGCCTATGCCCCCTACTCCGGATTTAGGGTAGGTGCCGCTGCACTGGTAGACGATGGTCGAATCGTCTCCGGATGCAATGTGGAAAATGTCTCATACGGTTTGAGCCTGTGTGCGGAATGTGGACTGGTGAGTAACTTAGCCGCGACCGGCGGTGGACGGTTGATTGCCTTCTCCTGCTGTGATGCCGACGGCAAGATCTTGATGCCGTGCGGCCGCTGCCGGCAGCTCCTGCTCGAACACGGCGGGGGCGAACTCCTCATCGACACATCTCGAGGGCCGAGACAGTTGGCAGAGTTGCTG
Proteins encoded:
- the sdhC gene encoding succinate dehydrogenase, cytochrome b556 subunit, whose protein sequence is MSTTTEAAPQKERTRSLYRGDPGMWSWVLHRITGVATFFFLFVHVLDTALVRVNPDTYDAVIDTYKNPLVGLMEIGLVGVVLYHALNGVRVMLVDFWSKGPKYQRVMLWTILAIWFLVMIPGAGRILINMFAEH
- a CDS encoding succinate dehydrogenase hydrophobic membrane anchor subunit, with product MATSTHGPEAKTLGTSYDRPASLDNPRSPRAKSRSNFELYAWLFMRFSGVALIVLVLGHMFIMLMLDGGVHRLNFAFVAGRWSSPFWQVWDLSMLWLAQLHGGNGLRTVIADYSRKDSTRFWLTTILVISMILIMALGTYVIFTFDPNISAS
- the sdhA gene encoding succinate dehydrogenase flavoprotein subunit — its product is MQEHRYDVVIVGAGGAGMRAAIEAGPRARTAVLTKLYPTRSHTGAAQGGMCAALANVEEDNWEWHTFDTVKGGDYLADQDAVEIMAKEAIDAVLDLEKMGLPFNRTPEGKIDQRRFGGHTRDHGKAPVRRACYAADRTGHMILQTLYQNCVKHDVEFFNEFYALDIAITETEDGPVATGVIAYELSTGELHIFHAKSIIFATGGSGRMYKTTSNAHTLTGDGMGIIFRKGLPLEDMEFHQFHPTGLAGLGILISEAVRGEGGILRNADGERFMERYAPTIKDLAPRDIVARSMVLEVLEGRGAGPNKDYVYIDVTHIPEEVLDEKLPDIMEFSRTYLGVDPVKEPVPVYPTCHYVMGGIPTKINGEVLRNNTEVVKGLYAAGECACVSVHGANRLGTNSLLDINVFGRRAGIAAAEYANSTEFVDMPEAPATMVEDWVGVILSDHGHERVADIRTELQQSMDNNASVFRTEERLTQALADVRALKERYNHITVQDKGKRYNSDLLEAIELGFLLEMAEVTVVGALNRKESRGGHAREDFPDRNDAEYMKHTMAYKEGDGLLSDIRLDYKPVVQTRYEPMERKY
- a CDS encoding cytidine deaminase, with amino-acid sequence MGEIDWELLRDNARQVMCQAYAPYSGFRVGAAALVDDGRIVSGCNVENVSYGLSLCAECGLVSNLAATGGGRLIAFSCCDADGKILMPCGRCRQLLLEHGGGELLIDTSRGPRQLAELLPEAFGPEQAEGLRRV